One part of the Arabidopsis thaliana chromosome 4, partial sequence genome encodes these proteins:
- a CDS encoding Urb2/Npa2 family protein, giving the protein MLKRKLTSPKKSKPSKKTKKNSKTQFDDSPVEVVETKACDQEETVTDIVVEEGPWKNLELILSLQSNTLGFKKKVELAFSFVKGYGGENGTNEDEECQAVKISRLIIFLSDWIQSLLIPSEKNIKVKCDLDSEPCLDFRCWEIFSFCLKEATILGVSLNLSRNLLKAIGLITGRFLSALNESLATGVDFCNGQGFVVYSSVVDCLGLLFSSKSGMSNDNLDLWFSTVEPVLKLTHTVLVENIKDSLGDRHVLKFSCLVLEPFSRFLMTHPTTKNGFCDFLDKLFEPFMDVLGLLNLIEDKNKDLEISLLRLIEDILSLALFHSAHIDGFLGLGGAKKYLPESKENKTILKSYHRHFFTKFKNMLLMKKELELSCMGSLFKVFIYRVMKQQRDPNQLQEGMMTKASNARQAEERPWKLADTATNDNGSSTKSHYSSSLRLETRKSIFDFFLHLMEPILLEINGYNQSGSEMAPLLGDFCCVIKSANSLLFNFAHERMYVKTEDASEGACSCFLRTIFKTIVSVASELKKHCPYDNGSEMHVLLAKELVTAIGYLLHIEYEIIESDLVTLWLIILSFLEFSSLSPENSEGDCPLTSLLVGLGCQLITLYSDLRQVSVAVFSLFKAVRLVMPVVTPADGDDDEMIATEELPLSTVFPFRLERSEKSVEKLLSSQALRLAIHKAIKVIPEGQASGCIKSLTADVSKTMKWIKQVCCSTGATEQDGQVAAFLAGSLSDIYSLILDSITITTGNSNLVGQSMKDLLDLISPCLTHLVSSDSDCIENFLSALTGKDLEIVMAEKKIETYRKSVRLFVIFVLRIYMSSRSLYRQVISLMPPKKTKDMAGIKGDSVAVRCGSDWIKEKSWNYEGYFSWISQPSASIVDTIKHISAFYLKDDSADCSLLIYILYGVALQRLVDLNSHIKSLDYVSQISDNQINDTMLKHVSVLKREGEELTDFLLGNNIISGFVDDGTFETIKDTDQWVLRVSGINGKCLPTMRLWVLSQHIDLWCPHAGKKKLKNFLSQLIGSSVPCILNGVGMSTLGWENNVDKGSQKKKIGLEQFSFGLLFDSVLYEHEFVRRYLAPSFSHVLKMTAETFFKDITEEVNFDSPSDWSEVLILLESSIANLSGKLKSEAFLEAHVSLLDNRKFTACQNLLNLLGVMPKEYTNKKSFQLYASYVLDLERFIVFSMLRCLNKLSCGDMQNLFSLFSTCRKTLKSIAMISCDKVLGATKLPLSDSSLLASWLFKSAQAATCQVRFRNDVTGKARDALFSLMDHTSYMFLTVSKYQFSKALPFSDEKLISSEISEGTGQANLIIENLTEQAETLLNALRATFRDEKTAFKCESLILNKLTPIFSCFSGLLWGLASAVSNRDMQKNHQNAKLRWKSEQFSKLSRIIHVLSNFFEVFAQCLFLSGDVQREIQTNINWTRLLDGTEGSNGLVCGDVVETSDVKKKIIESLIKGDSSEVVLALKHLLIASAAILRLNLQIDGITFSPTFVSVLTNISNDLLSVFADMSEAPLEFSFIWLDGAVKVVEELGSQFCLSNPTLNIDLYSKLIELHLKVIGKCISLQGKEATLESHETGFGTNAIHAKLVLTEKKRSHRLHWLDELKQRLRMSFKVFIHSSSELHLLSGVQAIERALVGVWEVCPAIYCIQTGNRDGGRISETVAAGLDCLDLILEHATGRKRLNVVKRHIQGLMSAVFGIMAHMQSPFIFFSNAVVGNQGSNSPDSGAVILMCVGVLIRIAGKHALFRMDSSHVSQSIHIPGAIFLDYLHATRVGFSVLDGNLLSKDDQQQDLLGCSKELQVDRKFSVSLYAACCRLLYTAVKHHKSQTEGSIATLQESVSALLHCLETAGKNLGNCVSWEVEEGIRCACFLRRIYEELRQQKEVFGQHCFKFLSTYIWVSSGYGPLKTGLEREVDEALRPGVYALIDSCSPNDLQYLHTVFGEGPCRNSLATLQQDYKLNFKYGGKV; this is encoded by the exons ATGTTGAAAAGGAAGCTTACGAGTCCGAAGAAATCTAAGCCgtcgaagaagacgaagaagaactCTAAAACCCAATTCGATGATTCTCCAGTAGAG GTCGTAGAAACCAAAGCTTGTGACCAGGAGGAAACGGTTACGGACATTGTTGTTGAAGAGGGTCCATGGAAGAACCTTGAACTCATACTTTCGTTGCAGAGCAATACATTGGGCTTTAAAAA GAAGGTGGAGTTggcttttagttttgttaaagGTTATGGAGGAGAAAATGGGACTAATGAGGATGAAGAATGTCAAGCGGTTAAGATATCGCGGCTGATTATATTTCTCAGCGACTGGATCCAGTCTCTTTTGATTCCTTCAGAGAAGAATATTAAAGTTAAGTGTGATTTAGATTCTGAACCATGTTTGGACTTCAGGTGTTGGGAGATCTTCAGTTTCTGCTTGAAGGAGGCGACAATCTTGGGAGTCTCTTTAAATTTGTCAAGAAACCTATTAAAGGCTATTGGGCTTATCACGGGAAGATTTTTATCTGCCCTGAACGAATCCTTGGCTACGGGGGTTGATTTCTGCAATGGTCAAGGTTTTGTAGTTTACAGTTCTGTGGTTGATTGTCTCGGCTTGTTATTTTCATCGAAAAGTGGCATGTCTAATGACAATTTAGACTTGTGGTTTTCGACTGTTGAACCAGTTCTGAAGCTCACACATACGGTTCTTGTAGAGAATATCAAGGATAGTCTTGGTGACAGACATGTCCTTAAATTCTCTTGCTTGGTTCTTGAGCCATTCTCTAGGTTCTTAATGACTCATCCAACTACGAAGAATgggttttgtgattttctGGACAAGCTTTTTGAGCCATTTATGGATGTGTTGGGTTTATTAAATCTCATCGAGGACAAAAACAAGGATTTGGAGATATCCTTGCTGAGGTTGATTGAAGACATATTATCTCTGGCTCTGTTTCATTCAGCTCATATTGATGGGTTCTTAGGCCTGGGTGGAGCGAAAAAGTATTTACCAGAATcgaaagagaacaaaactaTTCTGAAAAGCTATCATCGGCATTTTTTTACCAAGTTCAAAAATATGCTATTAATGAAGAAGGAGTTGGAGCTGAGCTGTATGGGGTCATTGTTTAAAGTGTTTATTTACAGAGTGatgaaacaacaaagagaTCCTAATCAGTTGCAGGAAGGCATGATGACAAAGGCCTCAAATGCGAGGCAAGCAGAAGAAAGGCCATGGAAGCTGGCGGACACAGCTACAAATGATAATGGGTCTTCTACAAAAAGTCATTACTCAAGTTCCCTCCGGCTGGAGACAcgaaaatcaatttttgatttcttcctGCATCTTATGGAACCTATATTACTTGAGATCAATGGATATAATCAGTCTGGCTCTGAAATGGCTCCTTTATTGGgtgatttttgttgtgttattAAGTCAGCAAATAGTTTGCTGTTCAACTTTGCTCATGAGCGAATGTATGTGAAGACAGAAGATGCATCTGAAGGAGCTTGCTCTTGTTTTTTGAGGACGATCTTCAAAACAATAGTTTCAGTTGCTTCTGaattaaagaaacattgtCCATATGATAATGGGTCAGAGATGCATGTTTTGTTAGCCAAGGAGCTAGTAACCGCAATAGGCTATCTGTTACATATTGAATACGAAATCATTGAGAGTGATTTAGTTACTTTGTGGCTAATCATTCTCTCTTTCCTGGAGTTTAGTAGTTTGTCACCAGAGAATTCAGAAGGGGACTGCCCGTTGACTTCATTGTTAGTTGGCCTTGGATGCCAGCTGATAACTTTATATAGTGACCTTCGCCAG GTAAGTGTTGCTGTATTTTCTCTGTTCAAAGCTGTAAGGCTTGTGATGCCTGTTGTGACACCTgctgatggtgatgatgatgagatgaTTGCCACTGAAGAGCTTCCACTATCAACTGTGTTCCCTTTCCGTTTAGAGAGAAGTGAAAAATCAGTGGAAAAGCTCTTGTCATCTCAAGCTTTAAGACTTGCTATACATAAAGCTATTAAAGTGATACCAGAAGGCCAAGCAAGTGGTTGTATCAAGAGCTTGACTGCAGATGTATCAAAAACCATGAAATGGATAAAACAAGTTTGTTGCTCAACAGGTGCTACAGAACAAGATGGACAGGTGGCAGCATTCTTGGCTGGATCTTTGTCTGATATTTATTCACTAATTCTCGACTCAATAACTATTACAACAGGGAATAGTAACCTTGTTGGCCAGTCCATGAAAGATCTGTTGGATCTCATCAGTCCTTGCTTAACCCACCTGGTTTCTTCAGACTCCGATTGCATCGAAAATTTCCTTTCTGCTCTCACCGGAAAAGATTTGGAGATTGTGATGGCtgaaaagaagatagagacCTACAGAAAGTCTGTGCGCTTGTTTGTTATATTCGTCTTGCGTATTTACATGTCTTCCAGAAGCTTATATAGGCAGGTGATTAGTCTTATGCCtccgaaaaaaacaaaggataTGGCTGGTATTAAGGGCGACTCTGTTGCAGTTCGTTGCGGAAGCGAttggataaaagagaaaagttgGAATTATGAAGGATATTTTTCATGGATCTCCCAACCTTCTGCTTCCATTGTTGACACTATTAAACACATTTCAGCTTTTTACCTTAAGGATGACAGTGCAGATTGCTCCTTgctgatatatatattgtatggAGTCGCTCTTCAGAGACTTGTTGATTTAAACAGCCACATAAAATCACTTGATTATGTGTCACAGATAAGTGATAATCAGATAAATGATACAATGCTCAAGCATGTATCAGTTCTTAAGCGTGAAGGAGAAGAGCTTACTGATTTCCTTTTAGGCAACAACATCATATCAggttttgttgatgatggAACATTTGAGACGATAAAAGACACTGATCAGTGGGTTCTTAGGGTTTCTGGCATCAACGGGAAGTGTTTGCCTACTATGCGTTTGTGGGTTCTTAGCCAGCATATTGATCTTTGGTGCCCCCATGcaggaaaaaagaaattgaagaatttCCTGTCTCAGCTAATAGGTAGTTCCGTTCCTTGTATATTGAACGGAGTGGGTATGTCTACTCTTGGCTGGGAAAATAATGTAGACAAGGGctctcaaaagaagaaaatagggTTGGAACAGTTCTCGTTTGGACTTCTATTTGATTCAGTACTGTATGAACACGAA TTTGTTCGCAGGTATTTGGCCCCGAGTTTTTCTCACGTACTGAAAATGACAGCAGAAACGTTTTTCAAGGATATTACTGAAGAAGTAAACTTTGATTCTCCATCAGATTGGTCAGAGGTGTTAATTTTGCTTGAAAGTTCAATTGCTAACTTATCTGGAAAGCTTAAATCAGAAGCCTTTCTAGAGGCACATGTGTCACTGCTGGACAATCGGAAGTTCACAGCTTGCCAAAATTTGCTAAATCTGTTAGGTGTGATGCCCAAGGAGTATACGAATAAGAAGTCGTTCCAACTTTATGCAAGTTATGTTCTCGACCTTGAGAG GTTTATAGTTTTTAGCATGTTGAGATGTTTGAACAAGCTGTCCTGTGGTGATATGCAAAACCTTTTCAGCCTTTTCAGTACTTGcagaaaaactttgaaaagtaTTGCTATGATTTCTTGCGACAAGGTACTAGGAGCTACCAAGTTGCCTTTATCTGATAGTTCGTTGTTGGCTTCTTGGCTTTTTAAATCAGCACAAGCTGCGACTTGTCAAGTGAGATTTAGGAATGATGTTACAGGAAAAGCAAGGGACGCCCTCTTTTCTTTGATGGATCACACATCGTATATGTTTCTAACCGTAAGTAAATATCAATTTAGCAAGGCACTACCATTTTCTGATGAAAAACTCATTTCATCAGAAATTTCTGAGGGAACTGGACAAGCGAACCTTATAATTGAGAACTTGACAGAACAGGCAGAAACTCTACTAAATGCTTTGAGGGCTACCTTCAGAGATGAGAAAACAGCCTTTAAATGTGAGAGTCTGATACTGAACAAGTTAACAcctatattttcttgttttagtgGGTTGTTGTGGGGATTAGCATCTGCAGTGAGTAACAGAGATATGCAGAAGAATCATCAGAACGCAAAACTGAGATGGAAATCAGAACAGTTCTCAAAGCTTTCCCGCATTATCCATGTGCTTAGCAATTTTTTCGAGGTTTTTGCACAGTGTCTGTTTCTTAGTGGTGATGTGCAGCGAGAAATCCAAACCAATATCAACTGGACCAGATTGCTTGATGGGACCGAGGGTTCAAATGGTCTTGTGTGTGGTGACGTAGTAGAGACTAGtgatgtgaaaaagaaaattattgagAGCTTGATAAAGGGTGATTCTTCAGAAGTAGTATTGGCACTCAAGCATCTGTTAATTGCTTCTGCTGCTATTTTAAGGTTAAACCTGCAAATTGATGGCATTACATTCTCACCTACATTTGTCTCTGTTCTCACGAACATTTCGAATGATTTACTGTCTGTATTCGCTGACATGAGCGAGGCACCACTTGAATTCTCATTTATTTGGTTGGATGGTGCAGTTAAAGTTGTAGAAGAACTAGGGAGCCAATTCTGCTTATCTAACCCTACATTAAACATAGATCTGTACTCAAAGTTGATTGAGTTGCACCTGAAGGTGATTGGGAAATGCATATCACTACAAGGAAAAGAGGCTACCTTGGAATCTCATGAGACAGGATTTGGTACTAATGCAATCCATGCTAAGCTAGTGctaacagaaaaaaaacgGTCTCACAGATTGCATTGGTTGGACGAATTAAAACAGAGGCTTAGGATGTCATTTAAAGTGTTTATACATAGTTCCTCAGAGCTACACTTATTGTCAGGAGTACAAGCTATAGAAAGAGCACTGGTTGGAGTATGGGAAGTGTGCCCAGCTATCTATTGCATACAGACTGGAAATAGAGATGGAGGCAGAATTTCTGAAACCGTCGCTGCTGGTCTTGACTGTCTGGACCTAATTCTGGAACATGCCACAg GTCGCAAACGTTTGAATGTGGTTAAAAGGCACATTCAAGGCTTAATGTCTGCAGTGTTTGGTATAATGGCTCACATGCAGAgtccatttattttcttctcaaatgCAGTCGTTGGCAACCAGGGTTCCAATTCTCCAGATTCTGGGGCAGTCATTCTCATGTGTGTTGGAGTCTTGATAAGAATAGCAGGGAAACACGCTTTGTTTCGGATGGATTCATCCCACGTAAGTCAATCCATACATATACCCGGAGCAATTTTTCTTGATTACCTCCACGCAACAAGGGTGGGATTCTCGGTTTTGGATGGAAATCTGTTATCTAAGGATGATCAGCAACAAGATCTTTTAGGATGCTCAAAAGAACTTCAAGTAGACAGGAAATTCTCAGTGAGCCTGTATGCTGCTTGCTGCCGACTACTATATACAGCTGTTAAGCATCATAAGAG TCAAACTGAGGGGTCCATTGCTACACTCCAAGAATCTGTTTCCGCGCTTCTTCATTGTCTGGAGACAGCAGGAAAAAATTTGGGTAATTGTGTTTCATGGGAAGTGGAAGAGGGAATTAGATGTGCTTGTTTCCTCCGGAGGATCTATGAAGAG CTAAGACAGCAGAAGGAGGTCTTTGGACAGCATTGTTTCAAGTTCTTGTCAACTTACATATGGGTTTCTTCCGGATATGGACCTCTTAAGACGGGTCTTGAAAG GGAGGTAGATGAAGCTTTAAGGCCTGGTGTGTATGCTCTTATAGACTCTTGCTCACCTAACGATCTTCAATATCTCCATACAGTATTTGGTG AAGGTCCTTGTAGAAACTCCCTAGCAACTCTGCAACAAGACTACAAGTTGAATTTCAAGTATGGAGGAAAAGTCTAG